A stretch of the Kushneria konosiri genome encodes the following:
- the der gene encoding ribosome biogenesis GTPase Der encodes MNPVIALVGRPNVGKSTLFNRLTRSRDAIVADFPGLTRDRHYGNGQLGDKPYTVIDTGGISGDEMGIDAAMAEQSLLAIDEADIVFFMVDARAGVMPADEAIANHLRINQKKTWLVVNKSDGLQEEIATADFWALGLGDPHAIAAAHGRNVTTLIEHVLEPFPEVSEETHPDLIANGIRIGVVGRPNVGKSTLVNRLLGEERVVVFDEAGTTRDAIEIPFERRGQPYVLIDTAGVRRRKNISLAAEKFSIIKTLDAIKECNVAIVVLDARTGLVEQDLHLLDYVLTTGRALVLAVNKWDGLEQEAREKMRADIKRRLGFADYADLHFISALHGTAVGDLYPSIERAFASATARWSTNRLTTLLQDAVSEHQPPLVNGRRIKLRMAHQGGANPPLIVVHGNQTNALPDAYKRFLINTFRKVLKVKGTPIRFEFRSGDNPYDKNSGDSDREKAKARQLARTKEARKNRR; translated from the coding sequence ATGAATCCCGTTATCGCACTTGTCGGCCGACCCAATGTCGGCAAATCCACGCTATTCAATCGGCTGACGCGCTCGCGTGATGCCATCGTCGCAGACTTCCCCGGTCTGACCCGAGATCGCCATTATGGCAACGGCCAGCTGGGCGACAAGCCCTACACGGTCATTGATACCGGCGGTATCAGCGGTGACGAGATGGGCATCGATGCGGCCATGGCGGAGCAGTCGTTGCTGGCCATCGATGAAGCCGACATCGTCTTTTTCATGGTCGATGCTCGCGCAGGGGTCATGCCGGCCGATGAGGCCATCGCCAACCATCTGCGCATCAACCAGAAAAAGACCTGGCTTGTGGTCAACAAAAGCGATGGCCTTCAGGAAGAGATTGCCACGGCTGACTTCTGGGCGCTGGGTCTGGGAGATCCGCATGCGATCGCCGCCGCTCACGGACGTAACGTCACAACCCTGATCGAGCATGTGCTCGAGCCCTTCCCCGAGGTCAGTGAGGAGACGCACCCGGACCTGATCGCCAACGGCATTCGTATCGGCGTGGTCGGACGTCCCAACGTGGGCAAGTCCACCCTGGTCAACCGGCTTCTGGGCGAGGAGCGTGTGGTGGTCTTCGATGAGGCCGGCACCACCCGTGATGCCATCGAAATTCCCTTCGAGCGCCGCGGCCAGCCTTACGTACTGATCGACACGGCCGGCGTGCGTCGCCGCAAGAATATCAGCCTTGCCGCCGAAAAGTTTTCGATCATCAAGACGCTGGATGCCATCAAGGAGTGCAACGTCGCCATCGTGGTGCTTGATGCCCGTACCGGTCTGGTCGAGCAGGACCTGCACCTGCTGGATTACGTCCTGACCACCGGGCGTGCGCTGGTGCTGGCGGTCAACAAATGGGACGGTCTCGAACAGGAAGCTCGTGAGAAGATGCGCGCCGACATCAAACGGCGCCTGGGCTTTGCCGACTACGCCGACCTGCACTTCATCTCGGCGCTTCACGGTACGGCGGTGGGAGATCTCTACCCTTCCATCGAGCGCGCCTTTGCCTCTGCCACGGCGCGCTGGTCCACCAACCGTCTGACAACGCTTTTGCAGGATGCGGTCAGCGAGCATCAGCCACCGCTGGTCAACGGTCGTCGCATCAAGCTGCGCATGGCGCATCAGGGGGGCGCCAATCCGCCGCTGATCGTGGTGCACGGCAATCAGACCAATGCCCTGCCCGATGCCTACAAGCGCTTTTTGATCAACACCTTCCGCAAGGTGCTCAAGGTCAAGGGCACCCCCATCCGGTTTGAATTCCGCTCGGGCGATAATCCCTACGACAAGAACAGCGGCGACAGCGACCGGGAAAAGGCCAAGGCCCGTCAGCTTGCGCGCACCAAGGAAGCTCGCAAGAACCGGCGCTAA
- the hemF gene encoding oxygen-dependent coproporphyrinogen oxidase, translating to MSHAYLERVKRYLLDFQDRLCQSLAQADGHADFVEDAWTRDDGGGGRSRVITEGAVFEKGGVNFSHVFGENLPPSASAARPELAGRSFHAVGVSWVMHPRNPHLPTTHGNVRFFIAEKEGEAPVWWFGGGIDLTPYYPVLEDVIHWHRTAREACAPFGDDVYPRCKRWCDEYFYLKHRDETRGVGGLFFDDINEEGFEQSFAFQQAIAEAFVPAYLPIVEKRRETPYGERERDFQNYRRGRYVEFNLVYDRGTLFGLQSGGRTESILMSMPPVAHWAYQYQPEEGSPEAELYAHYLHPREWLEEADQR from the coding sequence GTGTCACATGCCTATCTCGAAAGGGTGAAACGCTATCTGCTGGACTTTCAGGATCGGCTTTGTCAGTCGCTGGCCCAGGCCGACGGTCATGCTGATTTTGTGGAAGATGCCTGGACACGCGACGATGGCGGTGGCGGCCGCTCCCGCGTGATCACCGAGGGGGCCGTGTTCGAAAAGGGCGGGGTCAACTTCTCGCACGTCTTCGGGGAAAATCTGCCGCCTTCGGCGTCCGCTGCTCGCCCGGAGCTGGCCGGACGCAGCTTTCACGCCGTCGGCGTCTCCTGGGTCATGCATCCGCGTAATCCGCACCTGCCGACGACACACGGCAACGTGCGCTTTTTTATCGCCGAAAAGGAAGGGGAGGCGCCGGTCTGGTGGTTTGGCGGCGGGATTGATCTGACGCCGTATTATCCGGTGCTCGAAGATGTCATCCACTGGCATCGCACTGCCCGCGAGGCCTGTGCGCCCTTCGGTGATGACGTCTATCCCCGCTGCAAGCGCTGGTGCGACGAGTACTTTTATCTCAAGCATCGCGATGAAACCCGCGGTGTGGGCGGTCTTTTCTTTGATGACATCAACGAAGAGGGCTTCGAGCAGAGCTTTGCCTTCCAGCAGGCCATTGCCGAGGCGTTTGTGCCGGCCTATCTGCCGATTGTCGAAAAACGCCGCGAGACACCCTATGGCGAGCGGGAGCGAGATTTCCAGAACTACCGCCGCGGTCGCTATGTCGAGTTCAACCTGGTCTATGACCGCGGCACACTGTTCGGGCTGCAAAGTGGCGGGCGCACCGAGTCGATTCTGATGTCGATGCCACCGGTGGCCCACTGGGCCTATCAATATCAGCCCGAAGAGGGCTCTCCCGAGGCCGAGCTTTATGCGCACTACCTGCATCCGCGCGAATGGCTCGAGGAGGCTGATCAGCGATGA
- the aroE gene encoding shikimate dehydrogenase, with product MTDLPLYAVFGNPIAHSKSPQIHSGFAEQLQDPVRYETRLAPVDDLSGHWHAFLEEGGRGANVTVPFKEQAIALADRLSERARQAGAVNTLVVSDSGEVVGDNTDGAGLLLDLERLGAPLIGARILMLGAGGAVRGVLKPLLEVGPSELVVANRTVEKAIGLAELFKAYGQIRGCGFEDIEGRFDLVINATSASLSGDLPPLPETLFNEQALAYDMMYGAALTVFLEWAHTHGVRCADGLGMLVGQAAEAWYQWRGTRPDTTPILEAMRADLR from the coding sequence ATGACCGACCTTCCCCTGTACGCCGTGTTTGGCAATCCCATCGCGCATTCGAAATCCCCTCAGATTCATTCAGGCTTTGCCGAGCAGTTACAGGATCCGGTGCGCTATGAAACGCGTCTGGCACCGGTCGATGATTTGTCCGGCCACTGGCATGCTTTCCTGGAGGAAGGCGGGCGTGGAGCCAATGTCACCGTTCCCTTCAAGGAGCAGGCGATCGCGCTGGCGGATCGGTTGAGTGAGCGGGCCAGACAGGCCGGCGCCGTCAATACGCTGGTCGTCAGTGACAGCGGTGAGGTGGTCGGTGATAACACCGATGGCGCCGGATTGCTGCTGGATCTTGAGCGGCTCGGAGCGCCTCTGATCGGTGCGCGTATTCTGATGCTCGGTGCAGGTGGTGCCGTACGCGGCGTGCTCAAGCCCTTGCTTGAAGTCGGGCCGTCGGAGCTTGTGGTGGCCAATCGAACGGTGGAAAAGGCCATCGGGCTTGCCGAGTTGTTCAAGGCATACGGTCAGATTCGTGGCTGTGGGTTCGAAGACATCGAAGGGCGTTTTGATCTGGTCATCAATGCTACCAGCGCCAGTCTATCCGGTGACCTGCCGCCGCTGCCCGAAACGCTTTTCAATGAGCAGGCGCTGGCTTACGACATGATGTATGGCGCAGCGCTCACCGTCTTTCTTGAATGGGCCCATACCCACGGCGTGCGCTGCGCCGATGGGCTGGGCATGCTGGTAGGTCAGGCGGCTGAAGCCTGGTATCAGTGGCGTGGTACGCGCCCTGATACCACGCCGATACTGGAAGCGATGCGGGCCGATCTTCGCTGA
- a CDS encoding ATP-binding protein encodes MNEQLSTRLLNLLDRLEPLLPPEQAPIDWSRDIAAIWQRHALGGRLTPVQPRDSVSVDELIGIETQKKALVENTRTFLRGRPANHALLWGARGTGKSSLIRALINDLADEGLRLIQVDRHDLVGLPALVQTLKGSDYRFVVYCDDLSFEGSDDAYKALKSVLDGTLTGPPDNVLLYATSNRRHLLPESMADNNDTQVVGGEIHHGDAVEEKISLSDRFGLWLSFYPFDQDTYLRTCAHWVAHLGGQFDEAAEAEARRFALARGVRSGRAAWQFAISWTGRESLVANDTPG; translated from the coding sequence ATGAATGAGCAGTTGAGCACACGCCTTTTGAATCTGCTGGATCGGCTGGAACCCCTGTTGCCTCCCGAGCAGGCCCCCATCGACTGGTCGCGTGATATTGCCGCAATCTGGCAGCGTCATGCGCTGGGTGGACGTCTGACGCCGGTTCAGCCGCGTGATAGCGTCAGCGTCGATGAGCTGATCGGTATCGAGACCCAGAAAAAGGCGCTGGTGGAGAACACACGAACCTTTCTGCGCGGGCGCCCGGCCAATCATGCGCTGCTGTGGGGCGCACGAGGGACCGGCAAATCGTCGCTGATCCGGGCACTGATCAATGATTTGGCAGACGAAGGGCTGCGCCTGATTCAGGTCGACCGTCATGATCTGGTCGGGCTGCCGGCCCTGGTACAGACGCTCAAGGGCAGTGATTATCGCTTTGTCGTCTACTGTGACGATCTCTCCTTTGAAGGCAGCGATGACGCCTACAAGGCGCTCAAGAGCGTACTGGATGGCACCCTGACCGGCCCGCCGGACAACGTGTTGCTCTATGCCACCTCCAATCGGCGCCACCTGTTGCCGGAAAGCATGGCCGACAACAACGACACGCAGGTCGTGGGCGGTGAGATCCATCACGGCGACGCCGTTGAGGAAAAGATTTCGCTATCGGATCGTTTCGGGTTGTGGCTGTCATTCTATCCCTTCGACCAGGACACCTATCTGAGAACCTGCGCGCACTGGGTAGCGCACCTGGGTGGGCAGTTTGATGAGGCGGCCGAGGCCGAGGCACGTCGGTTTGCGCTGGCCCGTGGTGTGCGCAGTGGTCGTGCAGCGTGGCAGTTTGCCATCAGCTGGACCGGGCGCGAATCCCTCGTTGCCAATGACACGCCCGGCTAA
- the bamB gene encoding outer membrane protein assembly factor BamB has protein sequence MSTLENDSFPPSGLKRVALMAKPLGALLCATSLVVLAGCSGNVQTGTQPRELTSIDQTVKVEGMWSDGIGSLTRARYPITPAISGDTIYASDAEGNLKAINRNNGQIKWEKRLEIPISSGLTADSGQLFAGTRNGEVIVFSEDNGDIVWHSRVSSEVIAAPQLNSGQVVVQSVDGTLTALDRFTGDEQWLYASSQPALTLRGTGAPRTIDPVSFAGFANGRLAAFDNRSGQQLWDLRVAVPQGRTEVEQLVDLDGQPVLTRDGRLFVTSYNGRVMALDARNGQPLWDREQSSYHTPVLVGDYLFTVTADSHIMAIDANNGRVIWDQDALEGRSLSAPVFVNNKLVVGDYQGYLHVIDAQSGEQEGRAHPGGDGISITPLTDGEHVFVLTNDGELIGYALKDIGKAS, from the coding sequence ATGAGCACGCTTGAAAACGACTCTTTTCCACCTTCGGGTCTCAAGCGCGTGGCGCTGATGGCAAAACCTCTGGGCGCTCTGCTGTGTGCCACTTCACTGGTGGTCCTGGCCGGCTGTTCCGGCAACGTTCAGACCGGCACACAGCCACGCGAACTCACCAGTATCGATCAGACCGTCAAGGTCGAAGGCATGTGGTCGGATGGTATCGGTTCGCTGACCCGAGCACGCTACCCGATCACCCCGGCCATTTCAGGCGATACGATCTACGCCAGCGATGCCGAAGGCAACCTCAAGGCCATCAACCGCAACAACGGTCAGATCAAATGGGAAAAGCGTCTGGAGATCCCCATTTCCAGCGGCCTGACGGCAGACAGCGGCCAGCTTTTTGCCGGCACGCGCAACGGCGAAGTCATCGTCTTCAGTGAGGACAACGGTGACATCGTCTGGCACTCACGGGTTTCCAGTGAAGTCATCGCTGCTCCCCAGCTCAATAGCGGCCAGGTGGTGGTACAAAGCGTAGATGGTACGCTGACGGCGCTGGATCGCTTTACCGGTGACGAGCAGTGGCTATATGCCTCATCGCAGCCGGCGCTGACCCTGCGAGGCACTGGCGCACCAAGGACCATTGACCCGGTCTCCTTTGCCGGTTTTGCTAACGGTCGTCTGGCTGCGTTTGACAATCGCAGTGGCCAACAGCTGTGGGATCTGCGTGTTGCCGTGCCGCAGGGACGTACCGAAGTCGAGCAGCTGGTGGACCTTGATGGCCAGCCGGTGCTGACCCGGGACGGCCGACTGTTCGTGACCAGCTACAACGGCCGTGTCATGGCACTCGATGCACGCAATGGCCAGCCCCTCTGGGATCGGGAACAGTCCAGCTATCACACCCCGGTGCTGGTGGGGGACTATCTCTTCACCGTTACCGCCGACAGCCATATCATGGCGATTGATGCCAACAACGGTCGTGTCATCTGGGATCAGGACGCGCTGGAAGGCCGCTCGCTGAGCGCGCCGGTATTTGTCAATAACAAGCTGGTGGTCGGCGACTATCAGGGCTATCTGCACGTGATCGATGCCCAGAGCGGAGAGCAGGAAGGTCGTGCGCATCCCGGTGGTGATGGCATCAGCATCACCCCGCTGACCGATGGCGAGCATGTCTTCGTGCTGACCAATGACGGGGAATTGATCGGCTATGCCCTCAAGGATATAGGCAAGGCGTCATAA
- the dprA gene encoding DNA-processing protein DprA, giving the protein MTQPAMSHEWLALSMLPRVGARRLQALRQAAPDWPEGWLARLPSEAAQLMRHYLQMPGQGPLHARVNAAMAWLDQGPQHHLLTPDHPAWPAMLEELPDPPPALWAWGALEALSLPALAIVGTRRPTREGQDNAWRFARGMVGAGYSVISGLALGVDGCAHHGALEARGATVAVLGCGVDVLYPRTHARLRQQLLDQGGLLLSEHPPGTRAHPQHFPRRNRIITGLSLGVLVVEAAMASGSLVSARLAMEQNREVFALPGSLHNPQARGCLWLIREGARLVTSLEEILQELPERQWGVALPTSEDEPSHASAHETGVSNAAQVRCPEDPLWQSLEETPVPVDVLIERTGESVTTLQSRLLMLELDGWAAQVAGGWVRRLA; this is encoded by the coding sequence ATGACCCAGCCTGCGATGTCTCATGAGTGGCTGGCGCTGTCGATGCTGCCCCGTGTGGGTGCGCGGCGTCTTCAGGCCCTTCGACAGGCTGCTCCCGACTGGCCAGAAGGCTGGCTGGCTCGCCTGCCCTCGGAAGCCGCGCAGCTCATGCGCCACTATCTGCAAATGCCCGGGCAGGGACCTCTGCATGCTCGGGTCAATGCTGCGATGGCGTGGCTTGATCAGGGCCCGCAGCATCACCTGCTGACGCCGGACCATCCCGCCTGGCCGGCCATGCTTGAGGAACTGCCTGACCCGCCGCCGGCGCTCTGGGCCTGGGGCGCGCTTGAGGCACTGTCCCTGCCGGCGCTGGCCATCGTGGGGACGCGTCGGCCGACGCGTGAAGGGCAGGACAATGCCTGGCGATTTGCGCGGGGCATGGTTGGGGCCGGCTATAGCGTCATCAGCGGTCTGGCGCTTGGGGTGGATGGCTGCGCCCATCACGGTGCGCTGGAGGCACGCGGTGCGACCGTTGCGGTGCTGGGTTGCGGGGTCGATGTGCTCTACCCGCGAACGCATGCCCGCCTGCGACAGCAACTGCTGGATCAGGGCGGGCTTTTGCTCTCGGAACATCCGCCGGGCACCCGGGCCCATCCACAGCATTTTCCCCGCCGCAATCGAATCATTACCGGCCTGTCGCTGGGCGTGCTGGTGGTCGAGGCGGCCATGGCCAGTGGTTCGCTGGTCAGCGCAAGGCTTGCCATGGAGCAGAACCGGGAAGTGTTTGCCCTGCCGGGTTCGCTGCACAACCCGCAGGCGCGTGGCTGTCTGTGGCTGATTCGTGAAGGTGCCCGGCTGGTGACCTCTCTGGAAGAGATCCTGCAGGAGCTGCCCGAGCGGCAGTGGGGCGTCGCACTGCCAACGTCCGAGGATGAACCCTCCCATGCTTCTGCCCACGAGACGGGCGTATCAAACGCTGCACAGGTCCGGTGCCCGGAAGACCCGCTTTGGCAGTCACTTGAAGAGACGCCCGTGCCGGTTGACGTTCTGATCGAGCGTACGGGCGAGTCGGTCACGACGCTACAGTCGCGTCTGCTCATGCTGGAGCTTGACGGCTGGGCCGCACAGGTCGCCGGTGGCTGGGTACGCAGGCTGGCATGA
- a CDS encoding L-threonylcarbamoyladenylate synthase translates to MSSHFDSSLAQPMLEDAAAHLRAGGVVAYPTEAVWGLGCDPDNTDALERLLALKVRDPAKGLILIASGIEQFEPWLVGLDDTQRARLVSRWPGPVSWLVPDNGRSHPLVRGAHSSVALRVSDHPLVRALCEAFGGPLISSSANRASEAPCLSAEDIRQVFDDRVFVVDGPLGGRTRPSEIRDLLTNDVLRD, encoded by the coding sequence ATGTCTTCACATTTTGACTCTTCTCTCGCCCAGCCGATGCTTGAGGACGCCGCGGCGCATCTGCGCGCCGGTGGCGTTGTCGCGTACCCGACGGAAGCCGTCTGGGGGCTGGGCTGTGATCCCGATAATACCGACGCGCTTGAGCGTCTTCTGGCACTCAAGGTACGCGACCCGGCCAAGGGATTGATTCTGATTGCATCAGGCATCGAGCAGTTCGAGCCCTGGCTTGTCGGGCTCGACGACACCCAGCGTGCTCGGCTGGTGTCCCGCTGGCCCGGCCCGGTGAGCTGGTTGGTGCCGGATAACGGTCGTTCGCACCCATTGGTACGTGGTGCCCATTCAAGCGTTGCCCTGCGGGTCAGCGATCACCCGCTGGTTCGCGCACTGTGCGAGGCCTTCGGCGGGCCGCTGATATCAAGTTCGGCCAACCGGGCCAGCGAAGCGCCCTGCCTGAGTGCCGAAGACATCAGGCAGGTGTTCGACGATCGGGTGTTCGTGGTGGATGGGCCGCTGGGTGGACGAACGCGTCCCAGCGAAATCCGCGATCTGCTGACCAACGACGTGCTGCGCGACTAG
- a CDS encoding YfgM family protein: MADQLNIHEEDDQLAAAKRLWHNYAKPILGGIIIAAVGLFAWHWWQDHQQAQSEAASLQYQQLIQLTSQDSLDDSGRQAAQSIIDAIRDQHGDTLYADLAGMIQARLAVDANDLPAAERALSEVRKNTDRGEIQALAGLELARVQLGQDNAEQALGTLESLQLPEAMSARGADIRGDIELALGNTDEARSAWQNAVDLAREHDQELSGIQLKLDDLAPQEAS; encoded by the coding sequence GTGGCGGATCAGTTGAATATTCACGAGGAAGACGATCAGCTGGCAGCTGCCAAACGACTCTGGCACAACTACGCCAAGCCGATTCTGGGCGGCATCATCATTGCCGCCGTGGGTCTTTTTGCCTGGCACTGGTGGCAGGATCACCAGCAGGCTCAGTCCGAAGCCGCCTCGCTTCAGTACCAGCAGCTGATTCAGCTGACCTCACAGGACAGCCTGGATGACAGCGGCCGGCAGGCCGCACAGAGCATTATCGACGCCATTCGCGATCAGCACGGCGACACCCTGTATGCCGACCTGGCTGGCATGATCCAGGCGCGTCTGGCAGTGGATGCCAACGATCTGCCCGCCGCCGAGCGCGCCCTGAGCGAAGTTCGAAAAAATACTGATCGCGGCGAGATTCAGGCGCTGGCCGGTCTCGAACTGGCGCGTGTACAGCTGGGTCAGGACAATGCCGAACAGGCGCTTGGCACGCTCGAGAGTCTTCAGCTGCCCGAGGCCATGAGCGCGCGCGGTGCCGACATTCGGGGCGATATCGAACTGGCACTGGGCAATACCGATGAGGCGCGTAGTGCCTGGCAAAATGCCGTCGATCTGGCTCGCGAGCACGATCAGGAGCTCTCCGGGATACAACTCAAACTCGATGATCTGGCGCCTCAGGAGGCCTCATGA
- the fmt gene encoding methionyl-tRNA formyltransferase, producing the protein MPSPLRIAFAGTPDFAAEHLRALLDSPHNVVCVYTQPDRPAGRGRRLTPSPVKALALEHGLPVHQPERLKTPETHAALIEADIDVLVVVAYGLILPRAVLDIPRMGAINVHASLLPRWRGAAPIQRAIEAGDPESGVTIMAMDEGLDTGDMLLTARLPIEDTTTAAGLHDQLAEIGTRALVEALDRMSDQQLTATPQPDEGVTYAAKLSKAEARLDFSQSATVLAQRVRAFNPFPVAWTTLGGDTLRLWHAEARVAQGSEREAVPGQLLDGPSDALHVACGEGVLHITHAQLPGGKMLSAHELLNSRRDQFVAGTVLGADQ; encoded by the coding sequence ATGCCCAGCCCGCTTCGCATCGCCTTTGCCGGCACACCGGACTTTGCCGCCGAACACCTTCGTGCCCTGCTCGACAGCCCTCACAACGTCGTCTGCGTCTATACCCAGCCCGACCGACCGGCCGGACGTGGCCGTCGCCTGACCCCGTCACCGGTCAAGGCGCTGGCGCTGGAGCACGGTCTGCCCGTCCATCAGCCTGAGAGATTGAAAACGCCGGAGACCCACGCAGCGCTGATCGAGGCCGACATCGATGTGCTGGTCGTGGTGGCCTACGGGCTGATCCTGCCACGCGCCGTCCTCGACATTCCGCGCATGGGCGCCATTAACGTCCATGCCTCCCTGCTGCCGCGCTGGCGCGGTGCCGCACCGATCCAGCGCGCCATCGAGGCAGGCGATCCTGAAAGCGGGGTAACCATCATGGCCATGGATGAAGGGCTGGATACCGGCGACATGCTGCTGACCGCTCGTCTCCCGATCGAGGACACCACCACGGCCGCCGGGCTGCATGACCAGCTGGCCGAGATCGGCACCAGAGCCCTGGTCGAAGCCCTTGATCGCATGAGTGATCAGCAGCTGACCGCCACACCTCAGCCTGACGAGGGCGTCACCTACGCCGCCAAGCTGAGCAAGGCGGAAGCCCGACTGGATTTCAGCCAGAGTGCGACGGTGCTTGCGCAGCGCGTTCGAGCCTTCAATCCCTTTCCTGTCGCCTGGACCACACTGGGTGGCGACACGCTGCGCCTGTGGCACGCCGAGGCGCGCGTGGCGCAGGGCAGTGAGCGCGAGGCCGTCCCGGGTCAGCTGCTCGACGGTCCCTCGGATGCGCTTCATGTGGCCTGTGGCGAAGGGGTTTTGCACATCACTCATGCCCAGCTGCCGGGCGGCAAAATGCTCTCGGCCCATGAACTTCTCAACAGCCGGCGCGATCAGTTCGTGGCCGGGACGGTGCTGGGAGCCGATCAATGA
- the def gene encoding peptide deformylase, with translation MALLTILEYPDDRLRTVAQPVDQVDDDVRRLIDDMFETMYDAPGIGLAATQVDVHRRVIVMDVSEEKNQPLALVNPEVTLLGDEREPLQEGCLSIPEYYAEVPRALRVHLKAQDRNGKPYELEADGLLAHCIQHEADHLEGVLFVDYLSPLKRDRVKKKMLKRQKTAS, from the coding sequence ATGGCTCTACTGACAATTCTCGAATATCCCGATGATCGCCTGCGCACCGTTGCCCAGCCCGTAGACCAGGTCGACGATGACGTACGACGCCTGATCGATGACATGTTTGAAACCATGTACGACGCCCCGGGGATCGGTCTGGCCGCCACGCAGGTCGATGTACATCGCCGCGTGATCGTGATGGATGTCAGCGAAGAGAAAAATCAGCCGCTGGCGCTGGTCAATCCGGAAGTGACCCTGCTGGGCGATGAGCGCGAGCCGCTGCAGGAAGGCTGCCTGTCGATTCCGGAGTATTACGCCGAAGTGCCGCGCGCCCTGCGGGTGCATCTCAAGGCGCAGGATCGCAACGGCAAGCCCTATGAGCTGGAAGCCGATGGCCTGCTGGCCCACTGTATCCAGCACGAAGCGGATCATCTCGAAGGGGTGCTGTTCGTCGACTACCTCTCTCCGCTCAAGCGCGACCGGGTCAAAAAGAAGATGCTCAAGCGCCAGAAGACCGCGTCCTGA
- a CDS encoding M48 family metallopeptidase encodes MMRKTMLGALTLSLGLSACTTSPLGRSQLSLFDSSEIDQQGQKAFEEYRQSHKQATGRDGRYVSCIANAIIDTLPEGEGPSKWTVGVYQDDEPNAFALPGGYVVINTGLMSVAKNQDQIATVVGHEMAHVLAHHANERSSTQSLTSTGLGVVQSVTGNNALAQLLGAGAQYGVLLPYSRRQESEADLLGLDLMARAGFDPRASIALWQNMSAASKGGPPTWASTHPNDGERSKALEGRMQSAIKLSEQAHAAGHDPNCGSISS; translated from the coding sequence ATGATGCGCAAGACCATGCTGGGTGCACTGACTCTGAGTCTTGGCCTGAGTGCCTGCACCACCTCACCGCTGGGACGCTCCCAGCTGTCGCTGTTTGACAGCAGCGAGATTGACCAGCAGGGCCAGAAGGCCTTTGAAGAGTATCGCCAGAGCCACAAGCAGGCCACCGGCCGTGATGGTCGCTATGTCAGCTGTATTGCCAACGCCATTATCGACACGTTGCCCGAGGGAGAAGGCCCATCGAAATGGACCGTCGGCGTCTATCAGGATGATGAGCCCAACGCCTTTGCCCTGCCGGGTGGCTACGTCGTCATCAATACCGGATTGATGAGCGTGGCAAAAAACCAGGACCAGATTGCCACGGTAGTCGGCCACGAGATGGCCCACGTGCTGGCCCATCACGCCAACGAACGCAGCTCGACCCAGTCGTTGACCAGTACCGGGCTGGGCGTGGTGCAGTCCGTGACCGGTAACAATGCACTGGCACAGCTTCTGGGCGCCGGTGCCCAGTACGGGGTCCTGCTGCCCTACTCGCGCCGCCAGGAAAGTGAAGCCGACCTGCTGGGTCTGGATTTAATGGCACGAGCGGGCTTTGATCCGCGGGCCAGCATCGCGCTGTGGCAGAACATGTCCGCCGCCTCCAAGGGCGGGCCGCCGACCTGGGCCTCGACCCACCCCAACGACGGTGAGCGTAGCAAGGCCCTTGAAGGCCGCATGCAAAGTGCGATCAAACTCTCCGAGCAGGCACATGCGGCAGGTCATGATCCGAACTGTGGCAGTATCAGCTCCTGA